A genomic stretch from Thunnus maccoyii chromosome 19, fThuMac1.1, whole genome shotgun sequence includes:
- the htr1ab gene encoding 5-hydroxytryptamine (serotonin) receptor 1A b has product MEDANNTTAWFQFHNSSNETSKPEDEEVKLSYQVVTSFLLGALILCAIFGNACVVAAIALERSLQNVANYLIGSLAVTDLMVSVLVLPMAALYQVLNGWTLGQVPCDIFISLDVLCCTSSILHLCAIALDRYWAITEPIDYMKKRTPRRAAVLISVTWLVGFSISVPPMLIMRSQPSSMAEDRANPKQCKIRQDPWYTIYSTFGAFYIPLTLMLVLYGRIFKAARFRIRRTVRKTEKKKVSDSCLALSPALFHKKSPGDAQGKSWKRSVEPRPLPSVNGAVKHAEDGESLEIIEVHSNSKGNLPLPNTPSSVPLFESRHEKATEAKRKIALARERKTVKTLGIIMGTFILCWLPFFIVALVMPFCQESCYMPIWLEHVIIWLGYSNSLLNPIIYAYFNKDFQSAFKKIIKCHFCRP; this is encoded by the coding sequence ATGGAGGACGCAAACAACACGACAGCCTGGTTTCAGTTTCACAATTCTTCCAACGAAACCTCCAAACCTGAAGACGAGGAGGTGAAGCTGAGTTATCAAGTGGTCACATCCTTCCTGCTTGGCGCGCTCATCTTGTGTGCAATATTTGGTAACGCGTGCGTGGTTGCAGCCATCGCCTTGGAGCGGTCTCTGCAGAATGTGGCCAACTACCTGATCGGTTCTCTGGCTGTCACCGACCTGATGGTGTCGGTGCTGGTGCTGCCCATGGCGGCGCTTTACCAGGTCTTAAACGGGTGGACTCTCGGGCAGGTTCCGTGCGACATCTTCATCTCTCTGGATGTGTTATGCTGCACGTCGTCCATCCTGCACCTGTGCGCCATAGCTCTGGACAGATACTGGGCGATAACCGAGCCCATAGACTACATGAAGAAGAGGACGCCGCGGAGGGCAGCGGTCCTCATCAGTGTCACTTGGCTCGTCGGGTTCTCCATCTCAGTGCCTCCTATGCTGATCATGCGCTCCCAGCCCAGCAGCATGGCAGAGGACAGGGCAAACCCTAAGCAGTGTAAGATCAGGCAAGACCCCTGGTACACAATATACTCCACATTCGGGGCTTTTTACATCCCGCTGACACTGATGCTGGTTTTATACGGGCGGATATTCAAAGCTGCAAGATTTCGGATCAGGAGGACTGTGcgtaaaacagagaaaaagaaagtgtcCGACTCTTGCTTGGCGTTATCTCCCGCCCTGTTCCACAAAAAGTCGCCCGGAGACGCGCAGGGCAAGAGCTGGAAACGGAGTGTGGAGCCCCGGCCGCTGCCGAGTGTCAACGGCGCGGTGAAACACGCGGAGGACGGCGAGTCTCTGGAGATCATCGAAGTTCACAGTAACTCCAAAGGCAACCTGCCCCTGCCCAACACCCCGAGCTCCGTGCCGCTGTTCGAGAGCAGACACGAGAAGGCGACCGAGGCCAAGAGGAAGATCGCGCTGGCACGGGAGCGCAAAACGGTGAAAACTCTGGGCATCATCATGGGCACCTTCATCCTCTGCTGGCTGCCTTTCTTCATCGTCGCCCTGGTTATGCCTTTTTGCCAGGAATCGTGCTACATGCCCATTTGGCTGGAACATGTCATAATCTGGCTGGGCTACTCCAACTCATTGCTCAACCCCATTATTTACGCCTACTTCAACAAAGACTTTCAGAGCgcttttaagaaaataatcaagtGTCATTTCTGCAGACCGTGA